TCTACAACAAGTACCACACTAACAGCAGGCATTATTGGAACTGCTTTTCAATGGCAAGTAAATACAGGCTCCGGATTTCAAAATATTGCCGATGGCAATAATTATAATGGAGCAACTACAGCATCACTTCAATTAAATAATATTTCAACCAATTGGTATGGGTATCAATATAAGTGCATTGTAGATGGTAAGAATAGTGATGTATTTATATTAAAGTTTTCAGACAAATGGATCGGTAGTATCAATTCGGCCTGGGAGAATACACAAAACTGGGGTTGCGGAATTATTCCTGATAGTAACACTGATGTCATCATTAATGGCGGCAATGTGGTATTGAGCACTAATGCAATTATAAGAAGCATAACCATCAAATCTGGCGCAACAGTTACACTTGATCCTGCTGTTAAATTAACAATATTACATTAATGAGATAACTATATACACAATAGAAAACAATCAGGAGTAATAACGCTTAAAAATTTATATCATGATACAGAAAAAAACTAAGCTGACATTGATCTTACTATTTACTTCAATTCTTTGCTTACACCTTTTAACCCGGTGCAGTAAAGACGCAGGTTCAACTTTTAGTGTATCCGGTACCGTATTAAATGAAGCCGGAACAGGAATAGCAAATGCTACTGTTAAAATTTCAGGAGAGACGGTACAAACGGGCAATGATGGAAGCTTTAAAATCTCAGGACTCTCTCATGCAGATATATATAAAGTAGAAGTAAATGCAGATGGATTTTTCACCGGGTATAAAAATGTAGATAATGTTGATGGTACTGATCTTTTTACAGAAATTAAGTTGTTGACAAAAAATGACCTTGGAACGATAATGCCCTCAGGAGGGCAAGCCGGCAATAAAGGATTGAGAGTGATAGCTCCCGCAGGGGCTTTTAAAAGTAATGATGGGCAAGTATATAATGGTAAAGTATATGTTGCTGCAAGATATGTTCAGGGTAATGATGTAAATCTTTCTGATCTAATGCCTGGCGGCGATTTTATGGCAAATGATGAAAACGGAAATGAAGGGGCAATGCTCAGTTATGGCTTTGTAGCAACAGAATTTAAAGATGAAAATGGCAATAAGTTAGTTGCATCGCCGGATGTAAAAGTTGGAGTAACAATTCCTGCAGGTGTTAACGATCCGGTTAGTAATGGAGCTAAATCCTGGGGTTATGATAGCCAGTTAGGTAAATGGACGAATGGTACCGGTATTACACAAACCAATGATGAATATTTTTATCCGGCTACTACGCTTTTTCAAAATATAGACAAGTGCACGCTTGATTTTGGAACGATAGAAGGACAAGTGCTTTGTACAGATAATAAACCTGTGCCTAATATAACGGTAAGAATAAAATCTACTAATTATAATAATGAGTATGTGGTTAAAACAAATGCAAATGGAAAGTATAGAGTTAAAGTAGCAGTAAAAGATGGTGCTGTTATTTTTAACTATAAAGTTTCTGCAGGCGGCAGCATAGTAGATGTAAATAATATACCGGTAAAAGGTAGTGCTACAGCACCGATAATAGTTACAGCAGATTGTAATGCAGGAGCGGGCGATAATGGATTAGGAAATTTTACTGTCGATGGAAACAACTTTTCAGGCCCGTGTTCTTCTACTCCCGATGTAAGTGCCTGTAGTGGCATTGATGTAGGTATCTTCACCATATCAGGCAGTTCATTTATTATTTACAATATGCCGCAAGCTTCATCAGGTAGTTTTTCTTTTACGGATGCATATCAATCTGTAGGTGGCTGCGACTTATATGGATTAACTACTTTAAGTACTGGCCCGGTACAATATGGAACAAAAAACGGAACGGTTACTAAAACCGGCGTCCGAAGCTTTACATTCTCCTGTACAGTGTATGATCCTTTAACAGATGCTACATACAATGCCGGTGGTAGCGGTACTTATTAGCTGATAGGATAAAACAATTATTAAGCAAAGAACTCTTTTGTTATGCCACATAGAATTTTCTATGTGGTTTATTTTTTAAAACCGGGTGGTTATTTCAATATTATCTTTGATGTTCTTTTATGAACAAACAAAGACTGATCATTATCGGAGGTGGAGCTGCCGGTTTTTTTTGTGCTGTAAATGCAGCACGATTAAATCCGGCGTTGCAGGTAACCATTATTGAAAAAACAAATAAGCTGTTAAGCAAAGTAAAAGTAAGCGGAGGCGGTAGGTGTAATGTTACACACAACTGCTTCAGCATTGCAGAGATGATCAAAAAATATCCAAGGGGTGCAGGCTTCTTAAAAAAAGCATTTCATCACTTTTTTACTACAGACACAATTGTATGGTTTAAACAAAGGGGTGTGGAGCTAAAAGCGGAAGCTGATGGAAGAATGTTTCCTGTTACGGATTCATCACAAACAATTATTGATTGCCTGATAAAAGAAGTCAATAAATATAACATAGAGATTTTAATGAATAGCGAGGTAAAGGAATTAAAAAGAATGGATGAACAATGGAATATTGAACTCTCAAATTCCCGGCTACAGACTGCCGAATACCTTTGTGTAGCCAGCGGCGGTTATCCGAAATCAGTACAATTTGAATGGCTACAGAAGGTGGGACATGCTATTGAATCACCGGTTCCCTCTCTCTTTACGTTTAACATGCCGGGTAATGCAATTACAGCATTAATGGGGGTTTCAGTAGAAAATGCTTCAATAAAAATTATGGGTACCAAATTATCGGAGCAGGGGCCATTATTAATAACACATTGGGGAATGAGCGGTCCGGCAGTTTTAAAATTATCTGCCTGGGGTGCACGTGAATTGCAAAGCAAAGAATATAAATTTCAAATTGCTGTAAATTGGGTTCCTTCTTTTAATGAAAATACATTGCGTGAAAAATTACAGCAGCTTCGTTTTGATATTGCTTCACAAAAGATCATTAACAGAAATCCATTTTCATTACCACAGCGTTTGTGGGAATATCTATTACAACAGTGTGACATAAACGAAAATACGCGTTGGGCAGATCTGCCTGCCAAAGAACAAAACAAGCTGATCAAAATTTTATGTGTACAGGAATTTGAAGTAAAAGGAAAAACGACATTCAAAGAGGAATTTGTTACAGCAGGGGGAATCTCATTAAATGAGATTGATCATAATACCATGCAAAGTAAAATTGTACCGAATTTATTTTTTGCCGGGGAGGTATTAGACATAGATGGAATAACCGGTGGGTTTAACTTTCAAAATGCATGGACAACAGGTTTTATTGCCGCTAAAGCTATTGCAAATAGTTAAAGCTATTTCTCCATCCAATCTTTTTCTTTAGGTGATCCAATGGCAAGTGATAAGGCGGTAGCAAAAACCATTAGTAATTGTATGATCAGGCTGTAACCAGTATTCTCATTAAACCAAAACAGCCATTGATTTTTTACTCCAAAGAAATTGGCAGAAAGCAATAAAAAAGACAGTACACAAACCAAGCTGCCAATAAACAGAAAAAGCGATGCTATAACTTTTGAAGAAATACTTTTTGCTTTTTTTATTTTAGTGAACAAAAAATAATCTGCTGCAAAAAATATAAGATAAGGCGTAATGGTTACGCAGTATTGAAAAATATTATCAGATAGTCTATTATTGAAAAGCGCTATGGAAAGTAGCTTAAAAACTAAAATAACCAATGCTATAGAAACAATAAAGCCGAACACAATACCCATCAATAGCATGGTTAAGCCTAAATACTTACTGAAGTTGTTCATAACTGGTGCAAGGTACGATGAGTTTCACACAAAGAAACAATGCCAGCAAAGTAAACAGTGTTGTTCCGCAGCTTTTTGCCTGCTGTTTGCTACCCGAAATCTACGCTTAGATAAAAGCTGAATAAAATATGCTGTACAAGCGAGTGACACAACAATGCTAAATAACAGCACTGGTGTTAAGT
The Ferruginibacter albus DNA segment above includes these coding regions:
- a CDS encoding carboxypeptidase-like regulatory domain-containing protein, coding for MIQKKTKLTLILLFTSILCLHLLTRCSKDAGSTFSVSGTVLNEAGTGIANATVKISGETVQTGNDGSFKISGLSHADIYKVEVNADGFFTGYKNVDNVDGTDLFTEIKLLTKNDLGTIMPSGGQAGNKGLRVIAPAGAFKSNDGQVYNGKVYVAARYVQGNDVNLSDLMPGGDFMANDENGNEGAMLSYGFVATEFKDENGNKLVASPDVKVGVTIPAGVNDPVSNGAKSWGYDSQLGKWTNGTGITQTNDEYFYPATTLFQNIDKCTLDFGTIEGQVLCTDNKPVPNITVRIKSTNYNNEYVVKTNANGKYRVKVAVKDGAVIFNYKVSAGGSIVDVNNIPVKGSATAPIIVTADCNAGAGDNGLGNFTVDGNNFSGPCSSTPDVSACSGIDVGIFTISGSSFIIYNMPQASSGSFSFTDAYQSVGGCDLYGLTTLSTGPVQYGTKNGTVTKTGVRSFTFSCTVYDPLTDATYNAGGSGTY
- a CDS encoding BaiN/RdsA family NAD(P)/FAD-dependent oxidoreductase translates to MNKQRLIIIGGGAAGFFCAVNAARLNPALQVTIIEKTNKLLSKVKVSGGGRCNVTHNCFSIAEMIKKYPRGAGFLKKAFHHFFTTDTIVWFKQRGVELKAEADGRMFPVTDSSQTIIDCLIKEVNKYNIEILMNSEVKELKRMDEQWNIELSNSRLQTAEYLCVASGGYPKSVQFEWLQKVGHAIESPVPSLFTFNMPGNAITALMGVSVENASIKIMGTKLSEQGPLLITHWGMSGPAVLKLSAWGARELQSKEYKFQIAVNWVPSFNENTLREKLQQLRFDIASQKIINRNPFSLPQRLWEYLLQQCDINENTRWADLPAKEQNKLIKILCVQEFEVKGKTTFKEEFVTAGGISLNEIDHNTMQSKIVPNLFFAGEVLDIDGITGGFNFQNAWTTGFIAAKAIANS